A region of Thermococcus barossii DNA encodes the following proteins:
- a CDS encoding homoserine dehydrogenase, with the protein MKGIRLSLFGFGNVGKATAEVLLEKEAFFRERYGLKFRVVSIADTSGVVWLPEGIDLKEALMVKETFGKLSAWTNDYEVYSFTPEEAVKEIDAEVVIDVTNDRNAHEWHLAALKDGKAVVTSNKPPLAFHYSELMEEAERRNLPYLFEATVMAGTPIITLLRDGLKGDTVERIEAVLNATTTFILSQMERGLEFEEALRKAQGLGIAERDPGGDVLGIDAGYKATILHCLAFGPITFDEAEVRGIVEVTPGEMERAKGKGKTVRLIARVENGKVTVEPREVPLNSPLAVESHENAAMIRTDLLGELVIRGAGAGLKETASGVVSDVIKAALGLRRN; encoded by the coding sequence GTGAAGGGAATCAGACTCTCGCTGTTCGGTTTTGGCAACGTGGGAAAGGCCACCGCAGAAGTCCTCCTTGAGAAGGAGGCGTTCTTCCGCGAGAGGTACGGTTTGAAGTTCAGGGTGGTCAGCATAGCCGACACCAGCGGAGTGGTGTGGTTACCCGAGGGCATAGACCTCAAAGAGGCCCTTATGGTAAAGGAGACCTTCGGAAAACTCTCCGCCTGGACGAACGACTACGAGGTGTACAGCTTCACGCCTGAAGAGGCCGTGAAGGAGATAGATGCTGAGGTGGTCATTGATGTTACCAACGACAGAAACGCCCACGAGTGGCATCTGGCGGCACTGAAGGACGGCAAGGCCGTCGTCACGAGCAACAAGCCGCCGCTGGCGTTCCACTACTCCGAACTCATGGAGGAAGCTGAAAGAAGAAACCTGCCCTACCTCTTCGAGGCCACCGTTATGGCGGGGACGCCGATAATAACCCTCCTACGCGATGGCCTCAAGGGGGATACCGTTGAGAGAATCGAGGCGGTACTCAACGCAACGACGACCTTCATCCTGAGCCAGATGGAAAGGGGACTTGAATTCGAGGAAGCCCTGAGGAAAGCCCAAGGGTTGGGCATAGCCGAGCGCGACCCCGGCGGGGACGTACTCGGAATCGACGCGGGATACAAGGCCACGATACTCCACTGCCTGGCCTTCGGGCCAATTACCTTCGACGAGGCTGAGGTCAGGGGCATCGTCGAGGTAACGCCCGGCGAGATGGAGCGCGCCAAAGGCAAAGGCAAGACAGTACGGCTCATCGCGAGAGTGGAGAATGGAAAGGTAACGGTTGAGCCGAGGGAAGTTCCCCTGAACAGTCCCCTGGCAGTTGAAAGCCATGAGAATGCCGCGATGATAAGGACGGACCTCTTGGGGGAGTTAGTCATCAGAGGGGCCGGAGCGGGTCTGAAGGAGACCGCGAGTGGTGTTGTGAGTGACGTTATAAAGGCGGCCCTTGGGCTCAGGAGGAACTGA
- a CDS encoding CBS domain-containing protein yields MRVKTLMTPDPVVIELPATREYALSLFRKYKVRSFPVINKNTKALVGIISIKRVLLHPDEEQLAMLVKRDVPTVKPNDDLKKAVRAMLEMDYRRVVVVDDEKRVLGILTVGDIVRRYLAKNEKLKDVTIERYYQKNVGVVWHGTPLKAALKALLLCNAMAIPVIDDEGNLVGMVDETDLLKDSEVVRVMKQTALAASSEEDWILESNPTLLFEKAELQLPKRPVSDIMNRELVVATPHMSIYDVAQKMVQYHIEQLPVIKGEGELVGIVRDMDIIKVILNK; encoded by the coding sequence ATGCGCGTGAAGACTCTGATGACTCCAGACCCAGTAGTGATAGAGCTCCCGGCAACGAGGGAGTACGCCCTCAGCCTCTTCAGGAAGTACAAAGTAAGGTCATTCCCGGTTATCAACAAGAACACAAAGGCTCTCGTAGGAATAATAAGCATAAAGCGCGTTCTGCTCCACCCCGATGAGGAGCAGCTTGCAATGCTCGTTAAGAGGGACGTCCCCACCGTCAAACCAAACGATGACCTGAAGAAGGCCGTTAGGGCCATGCTTGAGATGGATTACAGGCGCGTGGTTGTTGTTGACGATGAGAAGAGGGTTCTGGGCATCCTCACGGTAGGGGATATTGTGAGGCGCTATCTGGCGAAGAACGAGAAGCTGAAGGATGTCACCATCGAGAGGTATTATCAGAAGAACGTCGGCGTCGTCTGGCACGGAACGCCTCTCAAGGCCGCTCTCAAGGCTCTCCTCCTGTGCAACGCGATGGCGATTCCGGTCATCGACGACGAGGGCAACCTCGTGGGAATGGTCGATGAGACCGACCTCCTGAAGGACAGCGAGGTCGTAAGGGTCATGAAACAGACCGCCCTGGCCGCTTCGAGCGAGGAGGACTGGATACTGGAGAGCAACCCCACGCTCCTCTTCGAGAAGGCCGAGCTTCAGCTTCCGAAGAGGCCCGTTTCGGATATAATGAACCGCGAGCTGGTCGTTGCAACGCCCCACATGAGCATCTACGACGTCGCCCAGAAGATGGTTCAGTACCACATCGAGCAGCTGCCCGTCATCAAGGGTGAGGGTGAGCTGGTCGGCATCGTCAGGGACATGGACATCATAAAGGTCATCCTCAACAAGTAA
- a CDS encoding sodium ion-translocating decarboxylase subunit beta → MAGLVESIITFFQGMGLLNLTAGNVIMIIVGLTLVYLAIRYEMEPLLLLPIGISAVLVNIPLGHLANWPIAPNLPEHIADNIFATMSYLNQQYGPPGIFDIIYYTLIRTEIVPLLIFFGLGAMTDFGPMIADPKTALMGAAAQIGVFIAMLTALALGFNLHQAASIGIIGGADGPTTIYLTTKLAPEILGATAVAAYSYMSLVPLIQPPIIRALTSKEERRIRMEQLRPVSKREKIIFPIISMIVIGLLVPSAAPLVGMLMIGNLFRESGVVERLSKAAQEELMNIVTIFLGLGVGSTMRAGSFLTQETLMILGLGIVAFASATAGGVLFGKLMMKLSGGRINPMIGAAGVSAVPMSARVVQRMASEEDPGNFILMHAMGPNVAGVIGTAVAAGVFLAVLG, encoded by the coding sequence ATGGCTGGACTGGTGGAATCAATAATAACGTTCTTCCAGGGAATGGGACTGCTGAACCTCACCGCGGGCAACGTGATAATGATAATAGTGGGCCTCACGCTGGTCTACCTGGCCATAAGGTACGAAATGGAGCCACTGCTGCTCCTTCCGATAGGCATAAGCGCCGTGCTGGTGAACATACCCCTCGGACACCTGGCCAACTGGCCCATAGCCCCCAACCTCCCGGAGCACATAGCGGACAACATATTCGCAACGATGAGCTACCTCAACCAGCAGTACGGACCGCCCGGAATCTTCGATATCATCTATTACACCCTCATAAGAACGGAAATCGTCCCGCTCCTGATATTCTTCGGTCTTGGAGCGATGACGGACTTCGGGCCGATGATAGCGGACCCGAAGACAGCGCTCATGGGCGCGGCGGCGCAGATAGGTGTGTTCATAGCGATGCTCACCGCCCTCGCCCTCGGCTTCAACCTCCACCAGGCTGCTTCGATAGGAATCATCGGCGGCGCCGACGGGCCGACGACGATATACCTCACGACAAAGCTCGCGCCGGAGATACTTGGAGCCACTGCGGTTGCGGCTTATTCCTATATGAGCCTGGTCCCGCTGATTCAGCCGCCAATCATAAGGGCTCTCACCAGCAAGGAGGAGAGAAGAATCAGAATGGAGCAGCTCAGACCTGTGTCAAAGAGGGAGAAGATAATATTCCCGATAATCAGCATGATCGTCATCGGTCTCCTTGTTCCAAGTGCGGCCCCGCTGGTCGGAATGCTCATGATAGGCAACCTATTCAGGGAGAGCGGTGTCGTCGAGAGGCTCAGCAAGGCCGCCCAGGAGGAGCTGATGAACATAGTCACCATATTCCTCGGCCTAGGCGTCGGTTCGACGATGCGTGCCGGGAGCTTCCTCACCCAGGAGACCCTGATGATACTGGGGCTCGGCATAGTGGCCTTCGCCAGCGCAACAGCGGGAGGAGTGCTCTTCGGAAAGCTCATGATGAAGCTCTCCGGCGGAAGGATAAACCCGATGATAGGCGCAGCGGGTGTTTCAGCGGTTCCGATGTCGGCGAGGGTCGTCCAGAGGATGGCCAGCGAGGAAGATCCAGGGAACTTCATTCTCATGCACGCGATGGGACCGAACGTCGCGGGAGTTATAGGAACCGCTGTGGCCGCTGGAGTTTTCCTGGCGGTTCTCGGGTGA
- a CDS encoding acetyl-CoA carboxylase biotin carboxyl carrier protein subunit codes for MAKVKVIVDGVEYEVEVEELGMGRFKVAFEDKEYTVEAKGLGIDVGALSAVPAASAPSVPAPTAAPAPAPVAPAAPTPAPAGEGVVTAPMPGKILRILVKEGEQVKTGQGLLILEAMKMENEIPAPKDGVVKKILVKEGDTVDTGQALIELG; via the coding sequence ATGGCGAAGGTCAAGGTCATCGTTGATGGTGTTGAGTACGAGGTTGAGGTTGAGGAGCTTGGGATGGGCCGCTTTAAGGTTGCCTTTGAGGACAAAGAGTACACCGTTGAGGCGAAGGGCCTTGGAATCGACGTGGGTGCCCTGAGCGCGGTTCCCGCCGCGAGTGCCCCGAGCGTTCCCGCTCCCACGGCCGCCCCCGCTCCGGCTCCGGTTGCCCCTGCGGCTCCGACTCCAGCTCCTGCTGGAGAGGGTGTTGTCACCGCCCCAATGCCGGGTAAGATTTTGAGAATACTCGTTAAGGAAGGCGAACAGGTCAAGACCGGCCAGGGATTACTCATCCTCGAAGCAATGAAAATGGAGAATGAGATTCCAGCACCAAAGGATGGAGTGGTCAAGAAAATCCTCGTCAAAGAAGGCGACACCGTCGACACCGGACAAGCACTAATAGAACTCGGGTGA
- a CDS encoding OadG family protein → MSEFMEGLNLTVLGVTIVFMVLSILAVVLYAVGWTERRLVEREGKAPSPVPVPPSEAESEEKPAIPPRDLAVITAAVLAYTAEKASQLRPLPFKRKVSDAWRLYGVQSQMEEVEDFNYEMGKW, encoded by the coding sequence ATGAGCGAGTTCATGGAGGGCCTGAACCTGACGGTGCTGGGAGTGACGATAGTCTTCATGGTGCTCAGCATACTGGCGGTCGTTCTCTACGCCGTTGGCTGGACAGAGAGAAGGCTGGTGGAAAGGGAGGGGAAAGCCCCTTCCCCAGTCCCCGTTCCACCCTCCGAGGCAGAGAGCGAAGAAAAGCCCGCCATACCGCCGAGGGACCTCGCGGTCATAACGGCCGCGGTGCTGGCATACACCGCGGAGAAGGCTTCACAGCTCAGACCGTTGCCGTTCAAGAGGAAAGTTTCCGATGCCTGGCGCCTCTACGGCGTCCAGAGCCAGATGGAAGAGGTTGAGGACTTCAACTACGAAATGGGGAAGTGGTGA
- a CDS encoding carboxyl transferase domain-containing protein, producing the protein MSMEEKVNELYERKKKILEMGGEKAVEKQHAKGKLTARERIEKLLDPGSFVEIGMFVKHRGTEFGMDKKELPADGVITGYGTIDGRLVFVFAQDFTVMGGSLGEMHAAKIKRVMELALEAGAPIIGLNDSGGARIQEGVDSLKGYGEIFKMNTILSGVVPQITAIMGPCAGGAVYSPAIGDFILMVDNPASFMFITGPQVVKAVTGVEVTPVQLGGAMVHAQRSGQAHLVGKSDEEVLALIRRLMSYLPSNNMEKPPRVKTTDLPFRKTESLYSIVPDDPNKGYDVRQVIYEIVDRDENGNPDFLEILPYFAPNAVVGFGRMNGQTVGIVANNPIHFAGVLDIDSSDKIARFVRTCDAFNIPIVTLVDVPGYLPGTQQEYGGIIRHGAKVLYAYSEATVPLVTVILRKAYGGAYLAMGSKHLGADFVFAWPTAEIAVMGPEGAANIIFRKEIAQAENPEEVRQQKIAEYRERFANPYVAAARGYIDDVIDPAETRAKIILALEAMESKRVKLPPKKHGNIPL; encoded by the coding sequence ATGAGCATGGAAGAGAAGGTTAACGAACTGTATGAGAGAAAGAAGAAGATTCTTGAGATGGGCGGCGAAAAGGCCGTCGAAAAACAGCACGCTAAGGGAAAGCTAACGGCTCGCGAGAGAATTGAAAAGCTCCTGGACCCCGGAAGCTTCGTGGAAATCGGAATGTTCGTGAAGCACCGCGGTACCGAGTTCGGCATGGACAAGAAGGAACTGCCCGCCGACGGCGTCATCACCGGCTACGGTACCATCGATGGAAGGCTCGTCTTCGTGTTTGCCCAGGACTTCACGGTCATGGGCGGTTCCCTCGGTGAGATGCACGCGGCCAAGATAAAGCGCGTAATGGAGCTGGCACTCGAAGCTGGAGCGCCAATCATAGGCCTCAACGACTCGGGTGGAGCCAGGATTCAGGAAGGCGTCGATTCCCTCAAGGGCTACGGCGAGATTTTCAAGATGAACACGATTCTCAGCGGTGTTGTGCCGCAGATTACAGCCATTATGGGCCCCTGTGCCGGTGGTGCGGTGTACAGCCCGGCAATAGGTGACTTCATCCTCATGGTGGACAACCCGGCAAGCTTCATGTTCATCACAGGCCCGCAGGTCGTTAAAGCTGTGACAGGCGTCGAGGTTACACCGGTTCAGCTCGGTGGCGCGATGGTTCACGCCCAGAGGAGCGGGCAGGCCCACTTAGTTGGCAAGAGCGACGAAGAGGTTCTGGCTCTCATAAGGAGGCTCATGAGCTATCTGCCGTCAAACAACATGGAGAAGCCGCCGCGCGTCAAGACCACCGACCTGCCCTTCAGGAAGACGGAAAGCCTTTACTCCATCGTCCCGGACGACCCGAACAAGGGCTACGACGTCAGGCAGGTCATCTACGAGATAGTTGACAGGGACGAGAACGGCAACCCGGACTTCCTTGAGATACTCCCGTACTTCGCCCCCAACGCCGTGGTGGGCTTCGGCAGAATGAACGGCCAGACCGTCGGCATAGTCGCCAACAACCCGATACACTTCGCGGGCGTTCTTGACATAGACTCAAGCGACAAGATAGCGAGATTTGTCAGAACCTGCGATGCCTTCAACATACCCATCGTTACCCTCGTGGACGTTCCGGGCTATCTCCCGGGAACCCAGCAGGAGTACGGCGGAATCATAAGACACGGTGCAAAGGTTCTCTACGCCTACTCGGAAGCCACAGTTCCGCTCGTTACCGTCATCCTCCGGAAGGCCTACGGAGGTGCCTATCTCGCGATGGGAAGCAAGCACCTGGGTGCCGACTTCGTCTTCGCCTGGCCCACAGCGGAGATTGCGGTTATGGGTCCCGAAGGAGCTGCAAACATAATTTTCAGGAAGGAGATAGCTCAGGCTGAGAACCCGGAAGAGGTTCGCCAGCAGAAGATAGCCGAGTACCGCGAGAGGTTCGCCAACCCGTACGTCGCCGCCGCGAGGGGATACATAGACGACGTCATAGACCCGGCAGAGACGAGGGCAAAGATAATCCTCGCCCTGGAGGCCATGGAGAGCAAGCGTGTTAAGCTGCCGCCCAAGAAGCACGGCAACATACCACTGTGA
- a CDS encoding translation initiation factor IF-2 subunit beta, producing the protein MSEKKVDFYDFEGLLDKAYEELPENVKHHTSRFEVPAAVVTIAGNRTIIENFVDIAEAMNRDPNHLLKFILREVATAGTLEGRRVILQGRFTPYLIANKMKKYLKDYVICPVCGSPDTKIIKRGRFHFLKCEACGAETPIQHL; encoded by the coding sequence GTGAGCGAGAAGAAGGTTGACTTTTACGATTTCGAAGGCTTACTCGATAAGGCTTACGAGGAGCTCCCCGAGAACGTCAAGCATCACACATCCCGTTTCGAGGTTCCCGCTGCGGTGGTCACGATAGCCGGAAACAGGACTATAATCGAGAACTTCGTGGACATAGCCGAGGCCATGAACCGCGACCCGAACCACCTGCTCAAGTTCATCCTGCGTGAGGTGGCAACGGCCGGAACACTCGAAGGAAGGCGCGTCATACTGCAGGGACGCTTCACACCTTACCTGATAGCCAACAAGATGAAGAAGTACCTCAAGGACTACGTCATCTGTCCGGTCTGTGGAAGCCCGGATACGAAAATTATCAAGCGCGGCCGCTTCCATTTCCTCAAGTGCGAGGCCTGTGGTGCCGAAACACCGATTCAGCACCTCTGA
- a CDS encoding LAGLIDADG family homing endonuclease has translation MDREDMIERYARFLREYVDDSGNEVYLNKLKDLLTVTPKRSLAIDWTHLNSFDPELAAELLENPEESILAAEDAIQIVLREPPLLKEEEFKVHARFYNLPRTLLVKELGSEHINRLIQVEGIITRVSEVKPFVEKAVFVCKDCGNEMVRLQRPYENIVKPSKCDACGSRNVDLDVEKSRFINFQSFRLQDRPESLKGGQMPRFVDAILLDDLVDTALPGDRVLVTGILRVILEQKDKRPIFKKVLEVNHIEQLSKEIEELEISPEDEQKIRELAKRKDIVDAIVDSIAPAIWGHKTVKKGIALALFGGVQRTLPDGTKLRGESHVLLVGDPGVAKCVDYHTKVILADGSLREIGDVVEEAVEKANSMGTLGKVDDGFYAPIDLELYALDAKTLKVRKVRANIAWKRTAPRKMYRIRTASGREIRATPTHPFFTFEDGQFRTRRAAELKEGYFIAVPRTIPVDGRPVKLSEVPIEKPKTAKSRLKLPEFADEEFWYVIGLLTGEGYTQKRGSSATVYFTNNDDRLIEKVYEYFKKLGLNPTIRDSHKGKTAKEVYASGIELYQLMKWLGIAQNSSEKKVPPQLFGARLEDVRAFLRGHFDAEATVDRKRPKITVVSASEELLKGVQHLLLRFGIKSQLHETRSRATNGRMKTARKYYRLFITGEDAVRFKELIGLEVSRKHKILEQVTQGIKPNTNVDIVPGVGKLLRKLRSEAGLTQKQMGINRSTYMHYERGDRLPSREKLKIVIEALKRRLSESEELKVLELLASSDIFWDRVVEIEEYNPEHPWVYDLQVPEHHNFIANDIFVHNSQILRYVANLAPRAIYTSGKSSSAAGLTAAAVRDEFTGSWVLEAGVLVLADGGFALIDEFDKMSDRDRSAIHEALEQQTISISKAGITATLNARTTVIAAANPKYGRFNRHKSLPEQLDLPPTLLSRFDLIFLLLDEPDEKVDASIAEHILKVRRGEAEAVTPKIPYDLLKKYIAYARKNVHPVLSREAMEEIKRYYVRMRKGFKRPGEEDGVQPIPITARQLEALIRLSEAHARMRLSETVTREDAKAAIAIIEDMIRKIAVDEEGTLDVSILEVGKSSKKINKIDRMVDIIKSLESEGEFGAPEDRIIEAAKQAGLGSENEIKKLLNDLKRDARIYEPRAGFYRVL, from the coding sequence ATGGACAGGGAGGATATGATAGAGAGGTATGCGCGCTTTCTGAGGGAGTACGTGGACGACAGCGGGAACGAGGTATACCTGAACAAGCTCAAAGACCTTCTCACGGTCACCCCAAAGCGCTCGCTGGCTATAGACTGGACGCACCTCAACTCCTTTGACCCCGAGCTGGCGGCGGAGCTCCTTGAGAACCCTGAGGAGAGTATTCTGGCGGCGGAGGATGCCATTCAGATAGTCCTGCGAGAGCCGCCCCTCCTCAAGGAGGAAGAGTTCAAAGTTCACGCGAGGTTTTACAACCTTCCCAGAACCCTTCTGGTCAAAGAACTGGGGAGCGAGCACATAAACAGGCTCATTCAGGTTGAGGGTATAATCACGCGCGTGAGCGAGGTGAAGCCCTTCGTTGAGAAGGCTGTATTCGTCTGCAAGGACTGCGGCAACGAGATGGTTCGCCTCCAGAGACCCTACGAGAACATAGTCAAGCCGAGCAAGTGTGACGCCTGCGGCTCCAGAAACGTTGACCTCGACGTCGAGAAGAGCAGGTTTATCAACTTCCAGAGCTTCCGCCTTCAGGACAGACCCGAGAGCCTTAAAGGAGGCCAGATGCCGCGCTTCGTCGATGCGATCCTGCTCGATGACCTCGTGGACACGGCCCTGCCGGGCGACAGGGTTCTCGTCACCGGAATCCTGCGCGTCATCCTTGAGCAGAAGGACAAGAGGCCGATATTCAAGAAGGTTCTGGAGGTAAACCACATCGAACAGCTCAGCAAGGAGATAGAGGAGCTTGAGATCTCACCGGAGGACGAGCAGAAGATACGGGAGCTGGCAAAGAGAAAGGACATCGTCGATGCGATAGTTGACTCAATAGCACCTGCAATATGGGGGCACAAGACCGTCAAGAAGGGCATAGCGCTCGCTCTCTTCGGCGGCGTGCAGAGAACCCTGCCGGACGGGACGAAGCTAAGGGGGGAGAGCCACGTTCTGCTGGTCGGAGATCCTGGTGTTGCAAAATGTGTGGACTACCACACAAAGGTTATACTCGCTGATGGGAGCCTGAGGGAGATTGGAGATGTAGTCGAGGAGGCCGTCGAGAAGGCTAACTCAATGGGCACGCTCGGAAAAGTGGATGACGGCTTCTACGCTCCAATAGACCTTGAGCTGTACGCTCTCGACGCTAAAACACTGAAGGTCAGAAAGGTTAGAGCCAACATCGCCTGGAAGAGAACTGCCCCTAGGAAGATGTACCGCATAAGGACGGCAAGTGGAAGGGAGATAAGGGCAACACCCACCCATCCGTTTTTCACCTTCGAGGACGGGCAGTTCAGGACGAGAAGGGCAGCGGAGCTTAAAGAAGGCTATTTCATTGCGGTCCCAAGGACTATTCCAGTTGATGGTAGGCCCGTAAAGCTTTCAGAGGTACCCATTGAAAAGCCCAAAACTGCAAAGAGCAGATTAAAGCTTCCAGAGTTTGCCGATGAGGAGTTCTGGTACGTGATTGGGCTCCTGACAGGAGAGGGGTACACCCAGAAAAGAGGAAGTAGTGCAACTGTGTATTTCACGAACAACGACGACAGGCTTATCGAAAAGGTCTACGAGTACTTCAAAAAGCTCGGATTAAATCCAACCATTAGAGATTCTCACAAAGGAAAAACCGCCAAGGAAGTCTATGCGAGCGGAATAGAACTCTACCAACTCATGAAGTGGCTCGGTATCGCACAGAATTCATCAGAGAAAAAAGTACCCCCCCAGCTGTTCGGAGCAAGACTGGAGGATGTTAGAGCGTTCCTTAGAGGACACTTCGACGCCGAAGCCACAGTGGACCGAAAAAGACCAAAGATCACCGTTGTTTCTGCCTCAGAAGAGCTTCTTAAAGGCGTTCAGCATCTGCTCCTCAGGTTTGGCATAAAATCCCAGCTCCACGAAACCAGATCCCGTGCAACAAACGGGAGAATGAAAACCGCCAGAAAGTATTACCGCCTATTCATTACTGGAGAAGATGCCGTGAGATTTAAGGAACTCATTGGGTTAGAAGTGTCGAGGAAACACAAAATTCTTGAACAGGTTACCCAGGGCATAAAGCCAAACACCAACGTGGACATTGTTCCCGGAGTTGGCAAGCTTCTGAGGAAGCTTCGGAGTGAGGCAGGATTGACCCAGAAACAGATGGGAATTAACCGCTCAACTTATATGCACTACGAGCGCGGTGATAGACTGCCCAGCAGAGAGAAGCTCAAAATAGTAATAGAAGCCCTTAAACGACGCTTATCGGAGTCCGAAGAGTTAAAAGTTCTTGAACTCTTAGCCAGCTCGGACATCTTCTGGGACAGGGTCGTTGAAATCGAAGAGTACAACCCAGAGCATCCCTGGGTTTATGATCTCCAGGTTCCCGAGCACCACAACTTCATAGCCAACGACATCTTCGTCCACAACAGCCAGATCCTCCGTTATGTCGCCAACCTCGCTCCAAGGGCAATCTACACGAGTGGGAAGAGTAGTTCGGCAGCGGGCCTTACGGCCGCAGCAGTCCGGGACGAGTTCACGGGGTCTTGGGTTCTCGAAGCGGGTGTTCTCGTTCTGGCAGATGGCGGATTTGCCCTAATTGACGAGTTCGACAAGATGAGCGACCGCGACAGGAGCGCGATACACGAGGCACTAGAGCAGCAGACAATAAGCATCTCCAAAGCCGGAATCACCGCCACCCTGAACGCGAGGACAACCGTCATAGCGGCCGCAAATCCAAAGTACGGCCGCTTCAATCGCCATAAGTCCCTACCCGAGCAGCTCGACCTTCCACCGACCCTGCTCAGCCGTTTCGACCTTATCTTCCTGCTCCTCGACGAGCCCGACGAGAAGGTCGACGCGAGCATAGCGGAGCACATCCTCAAGGTCCGCCGCGGGGAGGCCGAGGCCGTAACGCCCAAGATACCCTACGACCTGCTCAAGAAGTACATAGCCTACGCCAGGAAGAACGTCCATCCCGTGCTGAGCAGGGAAGCGATGGAGGAGATAAAGCGCTACTACGTCAGGATGAGGAAGGGCTTCAAGCGCCCGGGCGAGGAGGACGGCGTGCAGCCGATTCCAATAACCGCAAGGCAGTTGGAGGCCCTGATAAGGCTCAGCGAGGCCCACGCAAGGATGCGCCTCAGCGAGACGGTCACGAGGGAAGATGCTAAAGCTGCGATAGCGATAATCGAGGACATGATAAGGAAGATAGCCGTTGACGAGGAGGGAACGCTGGACGTCTCCATACTGGAGGTCGGCAAGAGCTCCAAGAAGATAAACAAGATCGACAGGATGGTGGACATCATAAAGAGCCTGGAGAGCGAGGGAGAGTTTGGAGCCCCGGAGGACAGGATAATCGAGGCCGCGAAGCAGGCCGGCCTCGGCTCGGAGAACGAGATAAAGAAGCTCCTCAACGACCTTAAGAGGGACGCGAGGATATACGAGCCGCGCGCGGGCTTCTACCGCGTGCTCTGA
- a CDS encoding metallophosphoesterase, which produces MLIGIMSDTHDNLPAIARAVELFNGRNVELVIHAGDYVAPFVARELKKLRAPLRGVFGNNDGERKGLYEALGIYDEILEIEADGMKIAVTHGTDERIVRALARSRLYDVVIVGHTHRYEIREEGRTILVNPGEVCGYVTGVKSVALLDTRKREVQIVNLDTGELLGAMSL; this is translated from the coding sequence ATGCTGATAGGTATAATGAGCGATACCCATGACAACCTTCCTGCAATCGCTAGGGCGGTCGAGCTGTTTAACGGAAGAAACGTTGAGCTGGTCATCCACGCGGGCGATTACGTTGCCCCCTTCGTTGCCAGGGAACTCAAGAAGCTCCGGGCACCGCTCAGGGGTGTGTTTGGCAACAACGACGGCGAAAGGAAGGGCCTCTACGAGGCGCTGGGCATCTACGATGAGATACTCGAAATCGAGGCCGACGGAATGAAGATAGCCGTGACGCACGGCACCGACGAGCGCATCGTCCGCGCGCTGGCCAGGAGCAGGCTCTACGACGTTGTCATAGTCGGTCACACCCACCGCTACGAGATACGGGAGGAGGGCAGGACCATACTCGTCAACCCCGGCGAGGTCTGCGGCTACGTCACGGGGGTGAAGAGCGTCGCCCTGCTCGACACCAGGAAGAGGGAGGTGCAGATAGTCAACCTCGACACTGGGGAGCTCCTCGGGGCAATGAGCCTCTGA